The genome window CGAAGAATTATTTTAATGTTAAGAGCGGACCGAAAGGGCAAAAAAAATCCCGCCGTTAAGGCGGGATGCTGTTTTATTTTACCTGATCAACGATCGCTTTGAATGCTTCCGGATGATTCATCGCCAAGTCAGCGAGAACTTTACGGTTCAGCTCGATGCCTGATGCACTTAGCTTGCCGATGAAAGCAGAATATGATAAACCGTGAAGACGTGCTCCCGCGTTGATACGCTGGATCCACAATGCACGGAAATTACGTTTCTTTTGCTTACGACCTTTGTATGCGTATGCCAAACCGCGCTCTACTGCGTTTTTAGCTACTGTCCATACATTTTTACGACGGCCGAAATAGCCTTTCGCAAGTTTTAATACTTTTTTTCGTCTTGCACGTGACGCAACGTGATTTACTGAACGTGGCATAATTTAACTGTTTTTGATGGTCGGCGCTCTGATGAGTCTTGAAATGCCTTCTATCGGGTTGAACAAAAAACCAGAATTGGTATTCTAATTAATGGCTGCGAATTATTTCGCGAGCATAGCCATCACCTGCTTAACATTAGACACATCGATCAGACCAGTTTTAACCAATCCACGCTTGCGCTTGTTTGATTTCTTTGTCAGGATGTGGCTGTGAAACGCGTGTTTGCGTTTGATTTTTCCAGTGCCGGTCAGCGCGAAACGCTTTTTAGCACCAGAGTTGCTTTTCATTTTAGGCATGATTCAAAAAATTATTAATTGATAAAATATAAAACAGCGCGCGAAATTAGCCAAAATGTTTCATAAATGAAAATCGTGTCCCTGACAAAGTCAGAGACACGATCCAGTCAAACATTATATATATCAGTAAATTCCTTCCGGGTTAACAAAACACCGGTTCGGTAACCGAATTTAAAAATCTATTTTTTAGCAGGAGCAGGTGCCAGAATGATGGTCATTCTCTTTCCTTCCAGTTTTGGCTCCATTTCAACCTTACCATATTCTGAAAGCGCTTCTGAGAATTTGTTCAACAGATTTACACCTCTCTCTTTAAATACAATGGTACGGCCAACGAAATGCACATAAGCCTTTACTTTCGAACCCTCTTTAAGGAAATTTATCGCATGCTTCAATTTAAAATCAAAATCGTGATCATCCGTATTAGGGCCGAAGCGGATCTCTTTGATGACAACTTTCATTGCCTTCGCCTTGATCTCTTTCTGCTTTTTCTTCTGCTCGTATTTAAACTTTGAATAGTCTACCACTTTGCAAACTGGCGGAACTGCCGTTGGCGCAATTTCAACTAAATCAAGGCTTTGCGCCTTTGCAAGAGCTCGGGCTGTATTGATATCAAC of Dyadobacter chenhuakuii contains these proteins:
- the rpmI gene encoding 50S ribosomal protein L35, whose product is MPKMKSNSGAKKRFALTGTGKIKRKHAFHSHILTKKSNKRKRGLVKTGLIDVSNVKQVMAMLAK
- the infC gene encoding translation initiation factor IF-3 gives rise to the protein MALRPPSGRLRVPEEPYKINERITAKEVRLVGENIEPGIVDINTARALAKAQSLDLVEIAPTAVPPVCKVVDYSKFKYEQKKKQKEIKAKAMKVVIKEIRFGPNTDDHDFDFKLKHAINFLKEGSKVKAYVHFVGRTIVFKERGVNLLNKFSEALSEYGKVEMEPKLEGKRMTIILAPAPAKK
- the rplT gene encoding 50S ribosomal protein L20 — encoded protein: MPRSVNHVASRARRKKVLKLAKGYFGRRKNVWTVAKNAVERGLAYAYKGRKQKKRNFRALWIQRINAGARLHGLSYSAFIGKLSASGIELNRKVLADLAMNHPEAFKAIVDQVK